One part of the Coregonus clupeaformis isolate EN_2021a unplaced genomic scaffold, ASM2061545v1 scaf0199, whole genome shotgun sequence genome encodes these proteins:
- the LOC121541261 gene encoding vascular endothelial growth factor C-like, with the protein MWMLSLVIWILNVTNLTHGYDYDEYYPGEEETEAPLVVEGLSGLDTVSNVDELVELLYPEYSLVQHCLRRKAHRTSPPLHAEDNVWAWGKTREKALYKSDGTIDVILEEIQRTMCAPREVCLEVSKEYPESTSHFYVPRCVSVHRCGGCCTHEGLYCTNTSYTYSNKTLVELTHRERSVVMVAFVNHTSCGCLSKRPLHSVIRRAAAAHLTVCSPPDVPCSRGLVWDPNSCLCVPMDTSLFSERELEPLESALLALCGPNKVLDEDSCECVCQNGLTEASCGPGWRLDQASCECLCEDQPALVTCPANQRWDPEMCGCVCRAECPRSQPLNPETCLCQCRDSPQTCLLEGKRFNAHNCSCYRLPCRKPHNNCPTGFYYSHYVCQCIPNHMRSGEWN; encoded by the exons ATGTGGATGTTATCTTTAGTCATATGGATTCTCAATGTCACCAATCTCACTCATGGATATGACTATGATGAGTATTACCCAGGCGAGGAGGAAACAGAG GCCCCACTGGTTGTGGAGGGCCTCAGTGGTTTAGACACAGTGTCCAATGTGGACGAGCTGGTGGAGCTGCTGTACCCAGAGTACAGTCTGGTGCAGCACTGCCTACGCAGGAAAGCCCACcgcacctcccctcctctccatgctGAAGACAATGTCTGGGCCTGGGGCAAGACAAGGGAGAAGGCACTGTACAAGTCTGATGGCACCATTGACG TCATTCTGGAGGAGATCCAGCGTACCATGTGTGCCCCTCGGGAGGTGTGTCTGGAGGTGTCTAAAGAGTACCCAGAGAGCACCAGTCACTTCTACGTGCCTCGCTGTGTGTCTGTGCACCGCTGCGGGGGCTGCTGTACCCACGAGGGTCTTTACTGCACCAACACCAGCTATACTTACAGCAACAAGACG CTGGTGGAGTTGACTCACCGTGAACGCTCTGTGGTGATGGTGGCGTTCGTCAACCACACGTCCTGTGGGTGTCTGTCCAAGAGGCCCCTGCACTCTGTCATCAGGAGGGCCGCCGCAGCCCACCTCACCGT GTGTTCCCCGCCAGATGTTCCCTGCAGTAGAGGACTGGTCTGGGACCCCAACAGCTGCCTGTGTGTTCCCATGGACACAAGCTTATTCTCTGAGAGAGAGCTGG AACCCCTGGAGTCGGCCTTGCTGGCGCTGTGTGGCCCCAACAAAGTCCTGGACGAGGACAGCTGTGAGTGTGTCTGTCAGAACGGTCTGACGGAGGCCAGCTGTGGGCCGGGCTGGCGTCTAGACCAGGCGtcctgtgagtgtctctgtgaggacCAGCCCGCCCTGGTGACCTGCCCAGCCAACCAGCGCTGGGACCCAGagatgtgtggctgtgtgtgccgGGCAGAGTGCCCCCGTAGCCAGCCTCTCAACCCAGAGACGTGCCTGTGCCAGTGCAGGGATAGCCCTCAGACCTGCCTGCTAGAGGGCAAGAGGTTCAACGCACACAACTGCAG